A portion of the Eulemur rufifrons isolate Redbay chromosome 30, OSU_ERuf_1, whole genome shotgun sequence genome contains these proteins:
- the MED12 gene encoding mediator of RNA polymerase II transcription subunit 12 isoform X4, with protein MAAFGILSYEHRPLKRPRLGPPDVYPQDPKQKEDELTALNVKQGFNNQPAVSGDEHGSAKNVNFNPAKISSNFSSIIAEKLRCNTLPDTGRRKPQVNQKDNFWLVTARSQSAINTWFTDLAGTKPLTQLAKKVPIFSKKEEVFGYLAKYTVPVMRAAWLIKMTCAYYAAITETKVKKRPVVDPFVEWTQIITKYLWEQLQKMAEYYRPGPVGSGGCGSTIGPLPHDVEVAIRQWDYSEKLAMFMFQDGMLDRHEFLTWVLECFEKIRPGEDELLKLLLPLLLRYSGEFVQSAYLSRRLAYFCTRRLALQLDGVSSHSSHVISAQSTSTLPTTPAPQPPASSTPSTPFSDLLMCPQHRPLVFGLSCILQTILLCCPSALVWHYSLTDSRIKTGSPLDHLPIAPSNLPMPEGNSAFTQQVRAKLREIEQQIKERGQAVEVRWSFDKCQEATAGFTIGRVLHTLEVLDSHSFERSDFSNSLDSLCNRIFGLGPSKDGHEISSDDDAVVSLLCEWAVSCKRSGRHRAMVVAKLLEKRQAEIEAERCGESEAADEKGSIASGSLSAPSAPIFQDVLLQFLDTQAPMLTDPRSESERVEFFNLVLLFCELIRHDVFSHNMYTCTLISRGDLAFGAPGPRPPSPFDDPADDPERKEAEGSSSSKLEDPGLSESMDIDPSSSVLFEDMEKPDFSLFSPTMPCEGKGSPSPDKPDVEKDVKPPPKEKIEGTLGVLYDQPRHVQYATHFPIPQEESCSHECNQRLVVLFGVGKQRDDARHAIKKITKDILKVLNRKGTAETDQLAPIVPLNPGDLTFLGGEDGQKRRRNRPEVFPTAEDIFAKFQHLSHYDQHQVTAQVSRNVLEQITSFALGMSYHLPLVQHVQFIFDLMEYSLSISGLIDFAIQLLNELSVVEAELLLKSSDLVGSYTTSLCLCIVAVLRHYHACLILNQDQMAQVFEGLCGVVKHGMNRSDGSSAERCILAYLYDLYTSCSHLKSKFGELFSDFCSKVKNTIYCNVEPSESNMRWAPEFMIDTLENPAAHTFTYTGLGKSLSENPANRYSFVCNALMHVCVGHHDPDRVNDIAILCAELTGYCKSLSAEWLGVLKALCCSSNNGTCGFNDLLCNVDVSDLSFHDSLATFVAILIARQCLLLEDLIRCAAIPSLLNAACSEQDSEPGARLTCRILLHLFKTPQLNPCQSDGNKPTVGIRSSCDRHLLAASQNRIVDGAVFAVLKAVFVLGDAELKGSGFTVTGGAEELPEEEGGGGSGGRRQGGRNISVETASLDVYAKYVLRSICQQEWVGERCLKSLCEDSNDLQDPVLSSAQAQRLMQLICYPHRLLDNEDGENPQRQRIKRILQNLDQWTMRQSSLELQLMIKQTPNNEMNSLLENIAKATIEVFQQSAETGSSSGSTASNMPSSNKTKPVLSSLERSGVWLVAPLIAKLPTSVQGHVLKAAGEELEKGQHLASSSRKERDRQKQKSMSLLSQQPFLSLVLTCLKGQDEQREGLLTSLYSQVHQIVNNWRDDQYLDDCKPKQLMHEALKLRLNLVGGMFDTVQRSTQQTTEWAVLLLEIIISGTVDMQSNNELFTTVLDMLSVLINGTLAADMSSISQGSMEENKRAYMNLVKKLRKELGERQSDSLEKVHQLLPLPKQTRDVITCEPQGSLIDTKGNKIAGFDSIFKKEGLQVSTKQKISPWDLFEGLKPSAPLSWGWFGTVRVDRRVARGEEQQRLLLYHTHLRPRPRAYYLEPLPLPPEDEEPPAPTLLEPEKKAPEPPKTDKPGAAPPSTEERKKKSTKGKKRSQPATKTEDYGMGPGRSGPYGVTVPPDLLHHANPGSISHISYRQSSIGLYTQNQPLPAGGPRVDPYRPVRLPMQKLPTRPTYPGVLPTTMTGVMGLEPSSYKTSVYRQQQPAVPQGQRLRQQLQAKIQSQGMLGQSSVHQMTPSSSYGLQTSQGYTPYVSHVGLQQHTGPADPTRHLQQRPSGYVHQQAPTYGHGLTSAQRFSHQTLQQTPMIGTMTPLSAQGVQAGVRSTSILPEQQQQQQQQQQQQQQQQQQQQQYHIRQQQQQQILRQQQQQQQQQQQQQQQQQQQQQQQQQQQHQQQQQQQTAPPQPQPQSQPQFQRQGLQQTQQQQQTAALVRQLQQQLSNTQPQPSTNIFGRY; from the exons ATGGCGGCCTTCGGGATCTTGAGCTACGAACACCGGCCCCTGAAGCGGCCGCGGCTGGGGCCTCCCGATGTGTACCCTCAAGATCCCAAACAGAAAGAG GATGAACTGACGGCCTTGAATGTAAAACAAGGTTTCAATAACCAGCCTGCTGTCTCTGGGGATGAACATGGCAGTGCCAAGAACGTCAACTTCAATCCTGCCAAG ATCAGTTCCAACTTCAGCAGCATTATTGCAGAGAAGTTACGTTGTAACACCCTTCCTGACACTGGTCGCAGGAAGCCCCAAGTGAACCAGAAGGACAACTTCTGGCTGGTGACTGCACGATCCCAGAGTGCCATTAACACCTGGTTCACTGACCTGGCTGGCACCAAGCCACTCACACAACTAGCCAAAAAG GTCCCCATTTTCAGTAAGAAGGAAGAAGTGTTTGGGTACTTAGCCAAATACACAGTGCCTGTGATGCGGGCTGCCTGGCTCATTAAGATGACCTGTGCCTACTATGCAGCAATCACTGAGACCAAGGTTAAGAAGAGACCTGTCGTTGACCCCTTCGTGG AATGGACTCAGATCATCACCAAGTACTTATGGGAACAGCTACAGAAGATGGCTGAATACTACCGGCCAGGGCCTGTAGGAAGTGGGGGCTGTGGTTCCACGATAGGGCCCTTGCCCCATGATGTAGAGGTGGCGATCCGGCAGTGGGATTACAGTGAGAAGCTGGCCATGTTCATGTTTCAG GATGGAATGCTGGACAGACATGAGTTCCTGACCTGGGTGCTTGAATGTTTTGAGAAAATCCGCCCTGGAGAGGATGAATTGCTTAAACTGCTGCTGCCCTTACTGCTTCGA TATTCTGGGGAATTCGTTCAGTCTGCGTACCTCTCCCGCCGCCTTGCCTACTTCTGTACCCGGAGACTGGCCCTGCAGCTGGATGGTGTGAGCAGCCACTCATCTCATGTTATATCTGCTCAGTCAACAAGCACGCTGCCTACCACCCCTGCTCCTCAGCCCCCAGCTAGCAGCACACCCTCAACTCCCTTTAGTGACCTGCTTATGTGCCCTCAGCACCGGCCCCTGGTTTTTGGCCTCAGCTGTATCCTACAG ACCATCCTCCTGTGTTGTCCTAGTGCCCTGGTTTGGCACTACTCGCTGACTGATAGCCGGATTAAGACCGGCTCACCACTTGACCACCTGCCTATTGCCCCCTCCAACCTGCCCATGCCAGAGGGCAACAGTGCCTTCACTCAGCAG GTCCGTGCAAAGTTGCGGGAGATTGAGCAGCAGATCAAGGAGCGAGGACAGGCAGTTGAGGTTCGCTGGTCTTTTGATAAGTGCCAGGAAGCTACTGCAG GCTTCACCATTGGACGGGTGCTCCATACTTTGGAAGTGCTGGACAGCCATAGTTTTGAGCGCTCTGACTTCAGCAACTCTCTTGACTCCCTTTGTAATCGAATCTTTGGATTGGGGCCTAGCAAGGATGGGCATGAG ATCTCCTCAGATGATGATGCTGTGGTATCATTACTGTGTGAATGGGCTGTCAGCTGCAAGCGTTCTGGTCGGCATCGTGCTATGGTGGTAGCCAAGCTCCTGGAGAAGAGACAGGCAGAGATTGAGGCTGAG CGTTGTGGAGAATCAGAAGCAGCAGATGAGAAGGGTTCCATCGCCTCTGGCTCCCTTTCTGCTCCTAGTGCTCCCATTTTCCAGGATGTCCTTCTGCAATTTCTGGATACACAGGCTCCCATGCTGA CGGATCCCCGAAGTGAGAGTGAGCGGGTGGAATTCTTTAACTTGGTACTGCTGTTCTGTGAACTGATTCGACATGATGTTTTCTCCCACAACATGTATACTTGCACTCTCATCTCCCGAGGGGACCTTGCCTTTGGAGCCCCTGGTCCccgccctccctctccctttgATGATCCTGCCGATGACCCAGAGCGCAAGGAGGCTGAAGGCAGCAGCAGTAGCAAACTGGAA GATCCAGGTCTCTCAGAATCTATGGACATTGACCCTAGTTCCAGTGTGCTCTTTGAGGACATGGAGAAGCCTGATTTCTCA TTGTTCTCCCCTACTATGCCCTGTGAGGGGAAGGGCAGTCCATCCCCCGACAAACCAGATGTCGAGAAGGACGTGAAGCCCCCACCCAAGGAGAAGATTGAAGGGACACTTGGGGTTCTTTATGACCAGCCACGACATGTGCAGTATGCCACACACTTTCCCATCCCCCAG GAGGAGTCATGCAGCCATGAGTGCAACCAGCGGTTGGTCGTACTGTTTGGGGTGGGAAAGCAGCGAGATGATGCCCGCCATGCCATCAAGAAAATTACCAAGGATATCCTGAAGGTTCTGAACCGCAAGGGAACAGCAGAAACTG ACCAGCTTGCTCCTATTGTGCCTCTGAATCCTGGAGACCTGACATTCTTAG GTGGGGAGGATGGGCAGAAGCGGAGGCGCAACCGGCCTGAAGTCTTCCCCACTGCTGAAGATATCTTTGCTAAGTTCCAGCACCTTTCACATTATGACCAACACCAGGTCACGGCTCAG GTCTCCCGGAATGTTCTGGAGCAGATCACAAGCTTTGCCCTTGGCATGTCATACCACTTGCCTCTGGTGCAGCATGTGCAGTTCATCTTCGACCTCATGGAATATTCACTCAGCATCAGTGGCCTCATCGACTTTGCCATTCAG CTGCTGAATGAACTGAGCGTAGTTGAGGCCGAGCTGCTTCTCAAATCCTCGGATCTGGTGGGCAGCTACACTACCAGCCTGTGCCTGTGCATTGTGGCTGTCCTGCGGCACTATCATGCCTGCCTCATCCTCAACCAGGACCAGATGGCACAGGTCTTTGAGGG GCTGTGTGGCGTAGTGAAGCATGGGATGAACCGATCAGATGGCTCCTCTGCAGAACGCTGTATCCTTGCTTATCTCTATGATCTGTACACCTCCTGTAGCCATTTAAAGAGCAAATTTGGGGAGCTCTTCAG cgACTTTTGCTCGAAGGTGAAGAATACCATTTACTGCAACGTGGAGCCATCAGAATCAAACATGCGCTGGGCACCTGAATTCATGATTGACACTCTGGAGAACCCCGCAGCTCACACCTTCACCTACACAGGGCTAGGCAAGAGTCTTAGTGAGAACCCTGCTAACCGCTACAGCTTTGTCTGCAATGCCCTTATGCACGTGTGCGTGGGGCACCATGATCCCGATAG GGTGAATGACATCGCAATCCTGTGTGCAGAGCTGACCGGCTACTGCAAGTCACTGAGTGCAGAATGGCTTGGAGTACTTAAGGCCTTGTGCTGCTCCTCTAACAATGGCACTTGTGGTTTCAACGACCTCCTCTGCAATGTAGAT GTCAGTGACCTGTCTTTTCATGACTCCCTGGCTACTTTTGTTGCCATCCTCATCGCTCGGCAATGTTTGCTCCTAGAAGATCTGATTCGCTGTGCTGCCATCCCTTCACTCCTTAATGCTG CTTGTAGTGAACAGGACTCTGAGCCTGGGGCCCGGCTTACCTGCCGCATTCTCCTCCACCTTTTCAAGACACCACAGCTCAATCCTTGTCAGTCCGATGGAA ACAAACCTACAGTAGGAATCCGCTCCTCCTGTGACCGCCACCTGCTGGCTGCCTCCCAGAACCGCATCGTGGATGGAGCTGTGTTTGCTGTTCTCAAGGCTGTGTTTGTACTTG GGGATGCGGAACTGAAGGGTTCGGGCTTCACTGTGACAGGAGGAGCAGAAGAACttccagaggaggagggaggaggtggcagtGGCGGTCGGAGGCAGGGTGGCCGCAACATCTCTGTGGAGACAGCCAGTCTGGATGTCTATGCCAAGTACGTGCTACGCAGCATCTGCCAACAG GAATGGGTAGGAGAACGTTGCCTTAAGTCGCTGTGTGAGGACAGCAATGACCTACAAGACCCAGTGTTGAGTAGTGCCCAGGCCCAGCGCCTCATGCAGCTCATCTGCTACCCACATCGACTGCTGGACAATGAGGATGGGGAAAACCCCCAGCGGCAACGCATTAAGCGTATTCTTCAG AACTTGGACCAGTGGACCATGCGCCAGTCTTCCTTGGAGCTGCAGCTCATGATTAAGCAGACCCCTAACAAC GAGATGAACTCCCTCTTGGAGAACATCGCCAAGGCCACAATCGAGGTTTTCCAACAGTCAGCGGAGACAGGGTCATCTTCTGGAAGCACTGCAAGCAACATGCCCAGCAGCAACAAGACCAAGCCTGTGCTCAG CTCTCTGGAGCGCTCTGGTGTATGGCTGGTGGCCCCCCTCATTGCTAAACTGCCTACCTCAGTCCAGGGACATGTATTAAAGGCTGCTGGGGAGGAATTGGAGAAGGGTCAGCACCTGGCTTCCTCTTCCCGAAAAGAACGTGATCGACAAAAGCAGAAGAG TATGTCCCTGTTGAGCCAGCAGCCCTTCTTGTCCCTGGTGCTGACATGCCTGAAAGGGCAGGATGAGCAACGTGAGGGACTCCTTACCTCCCTCTACAGTCAGGTGCACCAG ATTGTGAATAATTGGCGAGATGACCAGTACTTAGATGATTGTAAACCAAAGCAGCTCATGCATGAGGCACTCAAACTGCGGCTTAACCTG GTGGGGGGCATGTTTGACACAGTGCAGCGCAGCACTCAGCAGACCACGGAGTGGGCCGTGCTCCTCCTGGAGATCATCATCAGTGGCACTGTCGACATGCAGTCCAACAA TGAGCTCTTTACTACCGTGTTGGACATGCTGAGCGTGCTCATCAATGGGACATTGGCTGCAGATATGTCTAGCATCTCACAAGGCAGCATGGAGGAAAACAAACGTGCATACATGAACCTGGTGAAGAAGCTGCGG AAAGAATTGGGGGAGCGCCAGTCGGACAGTCTGGAAAAGGTTCACCAGCTGCTGCCACTGCCCAAGCAGACCCGAGATGTCATCACATGTGAGCCACAAGGCTCCCTTATCGACACCAAAGGCAACAAGATTGCTGGCTTCGATTCTATCTTCAAGAAGGAG GGTCTACAGGTTTCCACCAAACAAAAGATCTCTCCTTGGGATCTTTTTGAGGGGTTGAAGCCGTCAGCACCACTCTCTTGGGGCTGGTTTGGAACAGTCCGGGTTGACCGACGAGTGGCTCGAGGAGAGGAACAGCAGCGGTTGCTGCTCTACCACACACACCTGAGGCCCCGGCCCCGTGCCTATTACCTGGAGCCACTGCCGCTGCCACCAGAAGATGAGGAGCCCCCTGCTCCCACACTGCTAGAACCTGAGAAAAAGGCTCCAGAGCCCCCCAAAACTGACAAACCTGGGGCTGCTCCACCCAGTACTGAGGAACGCAAGAAGAAGTCCACCAAGGGCAAAAAGCGCAGCCAGCCAGCCACCAAGACGGAG GACTATGGAATGGGCCCAGGTCGGAGTGGCCCCTATGGTGTGACAGTGCCTCCAGACCTCCTGCACCACGCAAACCCTGGTTCCATATCCCACATTAGCTATAGGCAGAGCTCCATAGGCCTGTACACCCAGAACCAGCCACTACCTGCAG GTGGCCCTCGTGTGGACCCATACCGCCCTGTGCGGTTACCAATGCAGAAGCTGCCAACCCGACCAACTTACCCTGGAGTGCTGCCCACAACCATGACTGGCGTCATGGGCCTAGAACCCTCCTCTTATAAGACCTCTGTGTACCGGCAGCAGCAACCTGCGGTGCCCCAAGGACAGCGCCTTCGCCAACAGCTCCAGGCAAAGATA caGAGTCAGGGGATGTTGGGACAGTCATCTGTCCATCAGATGACTCCCAGCTCTTCCTACGGCTTGCAGACCTCCCAG ggCTATACTCCTTATGTTTCTCATGTGGGATTGCAGCAACACACAGGCCCCGCAG ATCCCACCCGCCACCTGCAACAGCGGCCCAGTGGCTATGTGCACCAGCAGGCCCCAACCTATGGACATGGACTGACCTCCGCTCAAAG GTTTTCACACCAGACACTGCAGCAGACACCCATGATAGGTACCATGACTCCACTGAGTGCTCAGGGTGTCCAAGCAGGCGTCCGCTCAACTTCCATCCTacctgagcagcagcagcagcagcaacagcagcagcagcagcagcaacagcagcagcagcaacagcagcagtaCCACATCcggcagcagcaacaacagcagaTCCTGAGG cagcagcagcagcaacagcagcagcagcagcagcaacagcaacagcagcagcagcagcagcaacagcagcagcaacaacaacaccagcagcaacagcagcaacagacagctcctccccaaccccagccccagtcccagccccag TTCCAGCGTCAGGGGCTTCAGCAGACCCAGCAGCAGCAACAGACAGCAGCTTTGGTCCGGCAACTCCAACAACAGCTCTCCA ATACCCAGCCACAGCCCAGTACCAACATATTTGGACGCTACTGA